The Alloyangia pacifica DNA segment TCACCGCTGCCATCATCGCCATCCGCAAGGACATGCCGCGCGCCGAGCGATGGGCGAGCCCGCGCGAAGTGGGCGAAAGCCTGCTGCCGGCGCTTCCGGCGCTGCTGGCCCCGGTGCTGATGATCTCGGGCATGCTGCTGGGGCTTTTCACCCCGACCGAGGCGGCCGCGGTAACGGCGGTCTACGTGATCCTCATCAGCTGGCTGGTCTACCGAGAACTGACGCTCGACCACCTGTGGTCCGCCATGCTGACCACGCTGCGCAACACCAGCGCGATCCTGATCATCGTCGCAGCGGCCTCGCTCTTCGGCTGGATCCTCGCGGTCGAGCAGATCCCGCAGGATTTCTCCAAGCTGATCCTGGCAATCTCGAGCGATCCCTTCGTGCTCCTGCTGATTGCCAACCTGATCTTCTTCATCGCCGGCATGTTCCTCGATTCCACCACCGCGACGCTGCTGGTGGTCCCGGTGATCGCGCCGCCGATGGTCATGGCGGGGATCGATCCGGTGCACCTTGGCATCGTCGTGATCTTCAACCTGATGTTGGGCCTGCTGACCCCGCCGATGGGTCTGTCACTGTTCCTCGTGTCGTCGATTGCCAAGATCACGCTACGCCAGCTGCTGAAGGCGCTGCTGCCCTTCTACGCGCCTTTGCTGCTGACGCTTGCGATCATCACTTTTGCCGACGGGCTCGTG contains these protein-coding regions:
- a CDS encoding TRAP transporter large permease — protein: MGLILIVLFLALFVLGFPVVYSILLPAIFYVVIEGLPLGLLTQRVTYALDSFPLVAVPLFIFVGNLMNLAGVTDRIFRFADTLVGRIPGGLAQVNIFSSLIFSGMSGAALADVGGLGKIEIEAMKRRGFDAPFAAAVTASSAVVGPIFPPSIPLIVYGSVTSVSIIQLLIAGIVPALICILLLMVTAAIIAIRKDMPRAERWASPREVGESLLPALPALLAPVLMISGMLLGLFTPTEAAAVTAVYVILISWLVYRELTLDHLWSAMLTTLRNTSAILIIVAAASLFGWILAVEQIPQDFSKLILAISSDPFVLLLIANLIFFIAGMFLDSTTATLLVVPVIAPPMVMAGIDPVHLGIVVIFNLMLGLLTPPMGLSLFLVSSIAKITLRQLLKALLPFYAPLLLTLAIITFADGLVLALPKLLR